Part of the bacterium genome, GCCGTCCGGTGACGGCGCGCAGCAGTCCGGCCATGAAATCCTCCTCGGGATTCGTCTATGCCTTCTCGATGTCCGCAGAAGCGGCTTCGCACGACCTTTGTCCTCGCCAAGTTTGCAGCCTCCGTTCAAGCTCCGCCAATTCGGCAGGCGGGATAGCCTCCCGTACTGCTTCCAGAATCGCCCGCTGCGCGTTTCCCAGCCTCTCCGGCAGCCGGTAGTGCATCCAAACTCCTTCCCGCCGGTCTTTCAGGAATCCTGCATTCAGCAGGTAGCGGAGGTGTCGGGAGGCTTTCGACTGAGTGATCTCGAGCACATGCATGAAATCGCACACACACAGCTCCTCATGCCGGAGGAGTAGCGACAAGATCCGCAGCCGGGTTTCATCGGCCGCGGCTCGAAAGATGGGAGCCAGTTCTCG contains:
- a CDS encoding metalloregulator ArsR/SmtB family transcription factor, coding for MTRELAPIFRAAADETRLRILSLLLRHEELCVCDFMHVLEITQSKASRHLRYLLNAGFLKDRREGVWMHYRLPERLGNAQRAILEAVREAIPPAELAELERRLQTWRGQRSCEAASADIEKA